GTGGGGGCGGTGGTCCATAATGTAGAAACCCTTTACAACATTAAAAGAGCCTACCGCGATGGAAAGCCCGTCACCGAAAAATTCGTGACCGTTGCCGGTGCCGTAAGGCATCCCCTGGTGGTTAAAGTCCCAATAGGCCTCAGGTTTTCCGAGCTTCTTGATCTTGCCGGAGGGCCTGCTGTAAAAGATTATATTTTGGTCCACGGCGGGCCCATGATGGGCAGTGAAGTAGACGCCGGCGACACGGTGACCAAGACCACTTCAGCCCTTTTGGTAATCCCGGATGGCGCTTTTCCGCATATTTCGAGGAGAGCCAGGATGGAGGTGCTGCTGAAGAGGGCCAAGGCTGCCTGCTGCCAGTGCAGGATTTGCACCGACATGTGCCCCCGGTATCTTCTGGGGCACAGCCTGGAGCCCCACAGGATAATGCGCACCGTCTCCTACGGTCTACCGGATACTGAAGCGGTCAAGAACTCTTTGCTGTGTTCGGAATGCGGGCTGTGTGAAATTACGTGTCCGATGGGCCTCAGCCCAAGGAGGATAAATTCCAGGTTAAAAAGGCTTCTGCAGGAAAAAAGGATAAGGTTTCCCAAGTCGAATGTAGAAAGGGAAAGGCCCGAGAGGGAAAGCAGGAAGTATCCCACAAAAAAGCTCATCGCGAGGCTTGGCCTGTACAATTATTCCCACCAAATACAATACGCCAATGTAAGGATTGACGCAAAAGAAGTGAAATTGATGCTGCGGCAGTACGCCGGCCTCGAGCTCGTCCCGCTGGTGAAGGAAAAAGACGAAGTCAAAGCTGGGGAATTGATAGCAAAGGCTCCGGAGGGAAAACCCGGCATAAATCTTCACGCCAGCATTGACGGGGTAGTCGCAGGTATTGACGGATCATCGATCGTGATAAGAAGAGGATGAGGGGGGTCGACATGAAAGCACTCGGACTGTTGGAGTTCTGCGAGATAACCAGGGGGCTGGTGGCTTCGGACAGCATGCTGAAATCGGCTCCGGTAGAACTGATTACCGCCACCAGTGTGTGCCCCGGCAAATTCATCGTTTTGATTACCGGCGAGGTAGGCGCCGTCAAGAGCGCCTTAAAGACGGGAAGGGAGTCTTTCAACGAAGGAGTTATCGACGAACTGCTTATACCCAATCCCGATGAATCATTACTTTCCGCCCTGTGGGGTACTGCGGACGTGAATATGGAAAGACAATCCCTCGGCCTGATTGAAACTTTCAGCGTAGCTTCGGCGATAAAGGCTGCGGATGCGGCGGCCAAGGGTGCCAACGTGGTGGTCGCGGAGGTAAGGCTGGCAAGAGGAATGGGTGGAAAATCGGTCGTTGTAATTCTGGGTGAAGTTAGTGCCGTAAAGACCGCCGTGGAAAACGGTGTAAGGGTTGTGGAAGAAGGGCTTTTGGTCAGCCATGCGGTAATAAGCAATGTAAATCAACAGCTGTTGAGAGAATGGATTTAAAATACCTTCCTCTTCGGCAGGTATTCATTCTTCATAAATAAATACTTCCTCTAAATTTATCAAAACAACTGTTGTAGTCTTGAAGCAGGAGATTTGTGGTAAGCAGGGTTTCCGCAAAGTAGCATTGGAATTTAAACAATATTAACCCGCTGATCGTCACCAGCGGCTTTGTTATGTTTTTTCCTTCCGCGCCTTTTCTACAGCTTCTATGAAAAGCTTCAGGCTGGAAGGAGGAATTTTTTTATCTTTGGCTTTTTTGAAGACCTCTTGATACTCGTATGGGATCTCCTCATTTTCCTTTACCAAAAAGTTTCCGGAGATTTCTTGGTCTTCGTCTTCCAGAAACCAGCTGACCGGTTTACCCGTATAGGCGGAAAGCACCCTGAGCACCTTTTTGGAAGGTTCGCGCTTCCCGGTGGCGTACTTTTGCAGGGTCGTATAGTGAATTTTGTAGCCCGTTTTTTCATAAATTTTATCGGCCAGCTCCGCATAGGACAGGTTTCCCTTAATCAAGCCTATTTTTTTACTCATTTCAGACATAGGATCTCTCCATTAATCAGAATTAGGATAATGACAAAAAGTCTAAAATCGTCGAAAAAAAGATATAAACCGAGGTATTTTGTCTAAATTGCTTAAAATAAGCTGATTTTACCCTAAACGACAAATTGACTAAAATAGACAATTTGTCTATAATTAAAATGTTGCCTATTTAATTTTAAATCCTCTTCAGAATATGTTACAAATTTCTCAGGTACATGTCAAGGTTTCTTGAATAATACCGCCACGGAGTTGGTCGTCGATGGTCGGAATCGTCATGGTATCCCATTGCAATCTTGCTCCAGAACTACATAAGACCCTGGAAACGGTGATGGGGGTTCAGCAGAACCTTGAGTCCGTTGGGCTGCACCCGGGAGAAAGCAAGGAAAATTTTAAACTCAGAGTGGCGGAGGCTGTATCCAGGGTGAATAGCGGAAACGGTGTGCTCATCCTGGCCGACCTGTTTGGGGGGACGCCCTGCAACGCCTGCTTTGAACTTATGGGGTCGGAGTTTAAGAATGCGAAGATAGACGTTATCACGGGTTTGAACCTGCCCATGGCGGTGCAGGCCTGCCGGGAGAGCTGCGCAAAAAATCTGAAGGAACTGGTCGATATCGTAAAAAAAGCCGCCAGGGACAGCGTAATGAGCTATTCGGATATGCTGATGAAGTGAAGCCACCTGCCGTAAAAGCGGGTGTTTTTATTTTACCCCATTTATATTACAATAAATTTGGGTGATGGTGAATGATAATATCTGCGAGTAGAAGGACCGACATTCCGGCCTTTTATGCCGGCTGGTTCATGGATAAAGTGCGAAAGGGCAGGGTTGTGGTCTATAATCCGTTCAACGGCGTAGGGTGGGAAGTGTCGCTCAAGTCCGAAGACGTGGACGCTGTAGTGTTCTGGAGCAAAAACTTCGGGCCCCTCCTTCCAGCCCTTGATGAGCTGAAAGAAAAATACCGCCTTTATTTTTTATTCACCATCACGGGGCTGCACGGCATACTGGAGGATAACGTTATACCCGCCGATGAAGCTGTAGAACAGTTTATCGAAATATCCCGTAAGTTTTCGCCCGGCCACATCCAGTGGAGGTTCGATCCGATAGTCATTACCAATGTCACCGGAGAGGATTTTTACCTGGAGAAGTTTGAATCCATCGCCCGCAAGCTCAAGGGCTATACCCGGCGCTGTTATATCAGCTTTGCGACAATATACGACAAGGTGAAGAGAAACTTTGCCGTGCTCGAGCGGGAAAGGGGTATCCGCCTGACGGAATGGGACGAGGACAAAAAGAGGGATTTTGCCAACCGCCTGGGAAGCATCGCCCGCGATTACGGCATCAGGGTTTACAGCTGCTGCAACGAATTTCTCATTGGTGAATACGTGGAGCGGGGAAGCTGTGTGGATGTGAACTTGATAAATGAGCTTTATTCCGCCGAGATAAAATCGCCGCTACATCCCACAAGACCCGGGTGCGGCTGTTACAAGAGCGTGGACATAGGCGTATACAACACTTGCCCCCACGGCTGCCGCTACTGCTACGCAAATCACGACGCGAAGAAAGCCCTTGAAAATTACAGGTCCCACAACCCCTGTTCGGACTTTCTGGTAAACCGGGAGCTAAAAATGGCAAACAAATAAGGTACTCCCAGATTATTTTGACAAAAAATTTCAAACTTGGTATGATTTATTCGAGGTGGAAAAAGTGGCGAGGACAGCCAAAGACATGACCTCTGAAGAACGTCAAATATACAAAAAATTTTTACGACAAAAATCCATTTTGGAAAAGAAGGCTCTCGAAGAAAGGTATGAAGAGGCCTGGAATTCGGCCAAAAAAGCAGCCGAATTATTATACACGAAATTCAGAGCAGAAAGGGTTTTAGTCTTCGGTTCCCTTACCGACCGATCAAGGTTTAACAAATGGTCGGACATAGATATAGCCGTTTCAGGCCTTGCCGATGAAATATTTTTTAAAGCCGTTGCCGAGGTTACTTCTCTGGATAGCAAATTCAAAATAGATTTAATAGATCTCGATAACTGTGCTGCTTCGCTGAAAGAAAGAATTGATCGGGAGGGGGTGCGGATGTGAACAGTAAATACCTCACACTTTCGGGACGTATAAAACAGGAACTGTCGGAAATTAAAATTAGCATAGAGAGGGCCCGGATAGCCTGGGCCAGGGCTCAGGAATCTTCAGATCCCCTTTACCTGGATAGTGTAGCTTTAAACCTTCACGATTTTTACAGCGGCCTTGAAAGGATATTTGAGCTTATTGCGGAGAATGTTGATGAAACCAAGCCTTCGGGGAGCAGCTGGCATCAGGAATTGTTGAGGCAGATGGCCACTGAAATACCTAAGATACGACCTGCGATTATATCACAGGAATTAAGACAGAGACTTGATGAGTACAGAGCTTTCAGGCATATTGTGAGAAATGTTTACGCTCATAACTTCAAGGCAGACAGGATAAGAATGCTTTTAGAGGATATTGAGGAAGTTTTTTCCAAAACAGAAAACTAGCATTCTGCAATTTTCTAGAAGAACTTTAACCGTAAATTTACGGATTGGGAGAAAGGAGAAAATTCATGGCTAAAGTTTTCGTCACCGGAGGAGCGGGATACATAGGAAGCCATGTGGTAAAGCTCCTTACAAAAAAAGGCTACGAAGTCATGGTTTTCGACAACCTCTCTACGGGCAGGCGGGATGCAGTGCTGGCGGGGGAGTTGGTGGAAGGCGACATACTGGATCACGAAGCCCTCGAGAGGGCTATGGACGAGTTCAGGCCCGACGCTGTGATGCACTTTGCTGCAAAGATCGTCGTGCCCGAGTCGGTGCAAAAGCCGCTTTTATACTACGAGAACAACACCTGCGGCGCGCTGAACCTCCTGAAGGCCATGCGGCGGTGCGGTGTGAACAAACTCATATTCTCTTCCACGGCGGCAGTCTACGGCGAGCCTGCCAGGATGCCCATAACCGAGGATTTTCCCCTCAACCCCGTAAACCCTTACGGGAGGAGCAAGGCCGCGGTGGAGACGGTATTGAAGGACATTTCGGCGGCCGAGGATTTCAGGTACGTATCCCTCAGGTACTTCAATGTGGCCGGGGCGGACCCCGAGGGTAAGATAGGCGAGATGAAGGAGGACGCCACCCACCTCATAACCATGTGCGTGAGAACCGCCTGTGGCAAAAGGGACAAGCTTTACGTCTACGGCACCGACTACCCCACCCACGACGGGACCTGCGTGAGGGATTACATCCACGTAATGGACCTGGCCGATGCCCACATCCTGGCCCTGGAGTACCTGCTTTCCGGGGGGCGAAGTGAAGTGTTCAACTGCGGATACGGCAGGGGCTATTCGGTGCGGGAGGTCGTGGACGAGGCAAAGAAGGTGACCGGCGTGAACTTCCAGGTGGAGTACACGGCCCGGAGGCCGGGGGACCCGCCGGAGCTGGTGGCCGATTCCCGAAAGATAAGGGAAAAGCTGGGATGGAAGCCTCTCTATGACGACCTGGGGTTTATCATAAAAACCGCCTGGGAATGGGAAAAGAAACGATAAACCTTATATTGACGATGAAAGTTAAAGCCGCCTGGAGGCGGTTTTTTATTTTGATGCGGTGAAAAAATAAGACTATGAAGGCAAAGATTCGTCACTTTCTGATATACGGTGCGGCGGGGTGGATAATGGAGATCGCCTTTACGGGAATAGGGTCCATCCTGAGGGGGGATCCTAGGCTTACGGGATGGACGTACCTCTGGATGTTTCCGATATACGGTTCTGCGGTAATGCTAGAACCCGTGCACGATATGATAAGGCATGTGCCCCTCTGGATTAGGGGAATATTCTGGGCCGGCGTCATAATTGCTGTCGAGTATCTGAGCGGTTTTACCATAAGAACGCTTGTGGGTGTATGCCCCTGGGATTACGGGAAAAGTGCTTTTGCAGTGGACGGCCTCATAAGGCTGGATTACGTGCCGTTTTGGTACGTAGTTGGCTTGTTGTTTGAAAGGCTGCATGACCTATTGGATAGAGTGGAGGCTAGAAAATAAATTAAATTGACAAAAATAGGATTTAAGAGTTATGATAGAACAAACACCGGTATATATGAGGTGGTAATTTTGTTTTTGATAAAGGAATTCAAGTTCGATGCGGCCCATAACCTGGTAAAGTATAAAGGCAAATGCGAGAAACTGCACGGCCATACTTACAGGCTGGTGGTAGTGCTGGAAGGAACCCCCGACGCTGAGGGCATGATAATGGACTTTCTGGAGCTCAAAAACATTGTCGAGGAAAACGTGCTGAAATTCCTCGACCACTCGTACATCAATGATTACATCGAACAACCTTCCGCGGAAAACATAGCGGTGTGGGTATGGAGGCGGTTGGAGGAAAGGGTAAAGAGGGAAAATTGCAGGCTTTACGAGGTGCAGGTCTGGGAGACCGCCACCAGCGGGGCCGTCTACAGGGGTGAAGCGCTTGAAGGACGTTCAGAGTGAACGGGATGAAAGAAGGGTGCCGCTGAAAAAGGTCGGTGTGAAAAATATCGAATGGCCCCTCAAGGTGCTGGACAAAAGTAAGGGTTACCAGCATACCGTCGCCAGGATGAGCCTTTCGGTGGATTTAAAGCATTATATAAGAGGAACCCACATGAGCAGATTCGTTGAAGTGCTGAACGACCTTGAGATGCTGAGCCCGAAAGCGCTGGATGACATCCTCACAGACATCAAGGAAAGGTTGAAGGCCGAGAACAGCCACCTGGAGATTTCTTTTCCATATTTTATATGGAAGGTTTCGCCGGTGTCCGGGCTGGAGTCCCCGCTTAAGATCGAAGCAATGATCGAAGCCGAAAAACGTGTCGAGCCTGTCATAACGATGGGGGTTAGGGTGCCGGTTCATACCCTCTGTCCGTGCTCCAAGGAGATAAGCGAAAACGGAGCCCATAACCAGAGAGCGGTAGTGGAAATATACGTAAGGTCCCGCGAAATGATATGGTTTGAGGACCTCGTTGAAATCGCCGAAAAAAACGCCAGCTGTCCCATATATACACTGCTCAAGAGGCCGGATGAAAAATTCGTGACGGAAATGGCGTATAAAAACGCCAAGTTTGTGGAGGATGTAACCAGAGACGTAGCCCTGGAACTGGAAAGGGACGAGAGGATAGAGTGGTATAGGGTCCAGGTGACCAGTTTCGAGAGCATACACAACCATGACGCATTTGCATGCGTTGAAAAGGGGTGGATTGAGGATGTTGCTCGAGATTAGTCCCGAGTTTTTTCGGGCGGAGATGGAAAGGGTAAAAGCCCATCCCGCGTCGTTTCCTATTTTTGAAAGAAAATCAAGGATTATCCTTTTAAAAATCTACGGCGTCCCTTCACCGGGAGCAAACATATTGAAGCAGGAGATGCTCTCGCTGGGCGGGGATGCGGTGGTCCATAAAAATGCGGTGGAATGTAAGGTGCCCGAGTCGGATGTGATACTCCTTGGCACGAGAAAGCACTATGAAGCTCTGATCAAAAAATTGGAAATTGCCAATTATTTCGGTCTGACGCGGGTAAGAAAAGCACTTAAGGATTACCTGGAAAGGCGAAAAGCAGAATATATTGACAGCCCCTGGGGCAGGAGAATAGCCTTCGGGCGTACCCTGGTCATGGGGATAATAAACGTGACGCCGGACTCGTTTTATTCCGGCTCGAGAAAGCAGGACCTGAAGGAGATCCTAAAAACCGCTTCGTATATGGTGGAAAGCGGCGCCGACATCATCGACGTCGGAGGGCTATCAACCCGCCCTGGTTCCGACCCAGTCACGGAAGAAGAAGAGCTGGCCCGGGTCCTTCCTGCAGTAAAAGCTATACGGGAGAGCTTTCCACAGATTCCCATATCGGTAGATACATACAGGGCCGAGGTGGCCCGAAGGTCGCTGCAGGCCGGGGCCGATATAATTAACGACATAAGCGGATTCATGTTTGATGAAAACCTGGTTAAGGTGGCCGCCGAGTTCAGGGCTCCCCTGGTGCTGATGCACATAAAGGGCACACCAAAGGATATGCAGAAGGACCCGCATTACGACGATGTGGTGAGGGAGATAGCCGAATACTTCCTGGAAAGGATGGAATTTGCCGAAGCTGCCGGCGTGGACCCAGATAAGATCATCCTGGACCCGGGGATTGGCTTCGGCAAGCAATACCAGCACAACCTGGAGATCATGGTGCGGCTGGAAGAGTTCAAAAGCCTTAAAAAACCGCTGCTCATAGGAGCGTCCAGGAAGACATTTATAGGGAAGGCCCTGGGCGATGTACCACCCGAAGAAAGGCTGGAAGGCACCCTTGCCGTCACGGCTCTTTGCGTCATGAAAGGCGTTGATATAGTAAGGGTGCACGATGTAAAGGAAAACAGACGAGTGGTAGACCTACTGGAGGCGGTAAAATGCCAAGGGCGTTCATAGCCCTGGGCAGCAACCTGGGGAACCGGGAAAAGAACATCGTGGAAGCCATCGAGCGGATGAAGCGGCGGGGGATAAAAATCCTGAAGATGTCCGGGATAATTGAAACGGAGCCTTACGGGTATACAAAACAGGATAAATTCTTGAACGCTGCCTGCCTCGTTGAAACGGAACTCAACCCCCGGGATCTGATGGACGCCCTGCTGGAAATAGAGAACGACATGGGCCGGGAAAGAAAAATCCGCTGGGGGCCCAGGAACATAGACCTGGACCTGATATTTTACGAGGACCTGGTGATAAGGGAAGAAGGCCTCACAATACCGCACCCCGATGCTCACAACAGGCCGTTCGTAATGGGGCCGATTGCCGAAATAGACCCCGATTACCGGCACCCCGTCTTGAAAAAAAGCGTAGGGGAAATATACAGGACGTTGCTGTAATAATATTGTAATAAAATTATAAAGATAATATTATTTACAAAAACACCCGTAACTGATATGATGAATCCAAAGTAAAAGAAATTATAGAGAGAAGCTGATTTTGATGGGGTCAAAAAGCGAAAGGGGTCTTGTCGTTATCCTTGTCCTCGTAACGATGGTATTTGGGATGGTTTTTGGGTTAATGCTGGCTCTCCTGACGGAGGGTTACCTCCCCTGGGTAATGGGAGCGGTATATGGTTCCGGCACCGGAGAAACGAAACAGGTCATTTCTGAAAGCACCGATGTCACCGGCGAGGAGTATTATACCGGCGAGCTAAACACGCTGCTCGCGAGAAGGTATTTCGGGGTGGAAAGTTCTAATTTACGGGGATCGAAAAAAAGGAAGATAGCATACCTTACCTTTGACGACGGTCCCAGCGCCAATACCGATGCAATACTGGAAGTGCTGGACAGGTACGGGGTAAAGGCTACCTTTTTCGTAAACGGCTGGATGAAGAAAGATTACGCAAAAATGTACAGGAAGATCTACGCGGCGGGCCACGGGCTTGGCAATCACACCTACAGCCACCGGTATGAATTGATCTACTCGTCGGTGGAAAACTTCATGGCGGACCTTAAAAAAGAGGAGGAGCTGATCTACGAGGCGGTGGGAATAAGGCCGCGGATCATCCGCTTTCCCGGCGGTTCGGACAACAGGGTGAGCATAAGGTTTGGCGGGCCGGAAATTATGAAAAAAATCATAGATCGGATCACGAAAGAGGGGTATACCTACGTGGACTGGAACGCCATTACCGGCGACGCCCTAAAGCCGCCACCTTCGAAGGAAGAGATGATGAACTACGTTAAGCAAACGACCAAAGGCAAAGACACGGTGGTGCTGCTCATGCACGACATGGACTCAAAGAAAAGCACCCTCGAAATACTGCCCTGGATAATCGAATACCTGAGAAAAGAAGGTTATGAATTCGGGGTAATAGATGAAAATATGGCAAATATCGATGCGATCAACAGGACCAAACTGTGATAAAATTAAATTATAACGGTAAAAACCTGAAAAAGGACAGGGAGTGCTTATATTGAAAAAAATCGGGTTCATCTGTACGGGAAATTCGGCACGAAGCCAGATGGCGGAAGGCTTCGGCAGGTACTTTGCAGCAAAATTGGGTAAGCAGGTAGAAGTTTACTCGGCGGGGTCAAACCCGGCGGGTTTCGTTCATCCTCTGGCAGTAAGATGCATGGAGGAAGTGGGAATAGACATTTCCGGCTACAGGTCCAAATCCCTGGACGACGTACCTTACCAAGACCTCGATATAATAATCACCCTTTGCGGGAATGCGGCAGAAAACTGCCCGCACGTACCCGGAAAGGACGTAAGGCACTGGGGGCTCCCGGACCCCGCCGGAGCCGAAGGTAGCGAGGAACAGAGGCTGGATGCGTTTAGAAAGGTAAGGGATGAGATAAAAATCAGAGTAAAGGATCTAATAGAATCTGTTTAGGGAGGAAGTGTAAATTGGCGAGTGCTGTTATAATTACCGATACCTCCAGCGACCTTCCGGAGGATATCATAAAAGGCCTGCCGGTAAAGGTGCTTTCTATGCCGGTGGCCTTAAAAGACAATCCTGAAAAAGACATCTCTCATCTTTCTATAAAGGAATTTTACGACCTCATGCAAAAGGGCGAAATCATGCCCACCACTTCCCAGGTCAACGCGGCGAGATTCATAGAATGTTTTAAAGAGTGCCTGGAACAGGGACAAACCCCCATAGTTATAGGGCTTTCCTCCAAACTGACGAAAAGCTTCGAAGCCGCTCTTGTAGCCAGAAACAGCATGCCGGATGGGGATAAGATAAAAATCATCGACTCCAAATGCGCAAGCCTGGGTCTGGGACTTGTGGTGCTCAAAGCTGCCCGGATGGCCGCGGAAGGCCGGGAAGCCGATGAGATCGTTAGAGTCGTCGAGCCTTACGCCCACCACATGGAGCACATATTTACGGTGGATTCTCTGGACCACCTGAAAAGGGGAGGAAGGATATCGGCGGCCCAAGCCTTTGTGGGCGGTTTGCTTAACATAAAGCCGATCCTGCACTTTGTGGACGGGGCGATTCATCCCCTGGAAAAGGTGAGGGGCAGGAAGAACGCCGTTCGCCGGATGCTGGAGATAATGGAAGAGAGGGCAAAGGATGTGGAAAATCAGGTGGTGGGTATAAGCCACGCGGATGACGAGGAAATGGCTTTAGAGCTGGCGGAAGCCGTAAGGCAGAGGTTCAATCCGCGGGAAATCGTAATTTCCTGGATCGGGCCGGTAATCGGGGCCCATGCAGGCCCGGGGACGCTGGCCCTGTTTTTCCAGAATGCTTAATAAAACAAGCTGCCCTTTATAAGGCGCAGCTTGTTTTATTTCAGTCTTCCAGCAGTCGTTTTTCTCCCTGAAGTTCCTTTATACGGCTGATTTCCTGGGTGACTTCGATAGTACCCATGTAGTTTCCGGCCTCGTCCCTGACGGCAAAGTAGCGGATGTAAACCAGCTTTCCATGGAGGTTTATCCAGAATTCCTCCACGTCCTTTTTACCCTCTTTGAAGTTCCGGAGGATCTTTTCCACGATGTGGAAGCTGGCGGGCGGATGGCAGTTCTGCACCTTCCTGCCTATTATGGTCTTTGGCCTTGTAAAGATGCGTTCCTTGCTGGCCGAGAAGTACCTGACGGTGTCGTCCTTGTCCACAAAGGTTATATCTACCGGCAGGTGGTTGAAAATGAGCTCGATTTCTTTTGGAGTCAGCATGCCTGTGGGAAACTTAACGAACCCTTTTGTAGTGTCATCGGCGATGGTGTCGCCCATTTTATCGAGGTCCACCCTCTGGGGTTTCCATTCGGCTTCGGGCTCCACCAGGCAATAGCCGATCTCGTCCTCGGACCTATATATTTCGTACCATTCGTCCTCGGTCAGCTTCTGTTCGGCCGTGGGCAGGAGGATTTTCTCCTCTTTAAAGATCATTTCTTTGATCTTATTTGTGAGGGCCGTTACCTTTTCCACTACCTCGGCCTTCGAGCCCGGGCGGTAGTTGTAAAGCATATCCCTTACCTGTTTGAGGTCGTTTCTGATTTCGTCGTCCACACCCCACATTACCTTGGACGGTCCGTAAATGCCGTATTTCTCCAGGTAAGGAAAAAGGAGTTCTTCCTTCCGCTTGTAGTGCTTTTCAACGTCAAAAAGAAGGTTTACCTTTTCCAGAAGTGACAGGGCGGCTTCTCTTTCGCTTTCGGCC
The DNA window shown above is from Thermosediminibacter oceani DSM 16646 and carries:
- the galE gene encoding UDP-glucose 4-epimerase GalE produces the protein MAKVFVTGGAGYIGSHVVKLLTKKGYEVMVFDNLSTGRRDAVLAGELVEGDILDHEALERAMDEFRPDAVMHFAAKIVVPESVQKPLLYYENNTCGALNLLKAMRRCGVNKLIFSSTAAVYGEPARMPITEDFPLNPVNPYGRSKAAVETVLKDISAAEDFRYVSLRYFNVAGADPEGKIGEMKEDATHLITMCVRTACGKRDKLYVYGTDYPTHDGTCVRDYIHVMDLADAHILALEYLLSGGRSEVFNCGYGRGYSVREVVDEAKKVTGVNFQVEYTARRPGDPPELVADSRKIREKLGWKPLYDDLGFIIKTAWEWEKKR
- a CDS encoding BMC domain-containing protein → MKALGLLEFCEITRGLVASDSMLKSAPVELITATSVCPGKFIVLITGEVGAVKSALKTGRESFNEGVIDELLIPNPDESLLSALWGTADVNMERQSLGLIETFSVASAIKAADAAAKGANVVVAEVRLARGMGGKSVVVILGEVSAVKTAVENGVRVVEEGLLVSHAVISNVNQQLLREWI
- a CDS encoding nucleotidyltransferase family protein; its protein translation is MARTAKDMTSEERQIYKKFLRQKSILEKKALEERYEEAWNSAKKAAELLYTKFRAERVLVFGSLTDRSRFNKWSDIDIAVSGLADEIFFKAVAEVTSLDSKFKIDLIDLDNCAASLKERIDREGVRM
- a CDS encoding 4Fe-4S dicluster domain-containing protein, which produces MDVSKKIIEAVKDAGVVGAGGAGFPAHIKLNAKCEVVIANMAECEPLLFTNQALIQHHPDEVLQGLQIAMQATGAKKGVIALKKKYEACRKSLEGKIGYYENIVIHELEDFYPAGDEHVMVKEVLKRTIPMSGIPSDVGAVVHNVETLYNIKRAYRDGKPVTEKFVTVAGAVRHPLVVKVPIGLRFSELLDLAGGPAVKDYILVHGGPMMGSEVDAGDTVTKTTSALLVIPDGAFPHISRRARMEVLLKRAKAACCQCRICTDMCPRYLLGHSLEPHRIMRTVSYGLPDTEAVKNSLLCSECGLCEITCPMGLSPRRINSRLKRLLQEKRIRFPKSNVERERPERESRKYPTKKLIARLGLYNYSHQIQYANVRIDAKEVKLMLRQYAGLELVPLVKEKDEVKAGELIAKAPEGKPGINLHASIDGVVAGIDGSSIVIRRG
- the queD gene encoding 6-carboxytetrahydropterin synthase QueD; amino-acid sequence: MFLIKEFKFDAAHNLVKYKGKCEKLHGHTYRLVVVLEGTPDAEGMIMDFLELKNIVEENVLKFLDHSYINDYIEQPSAENIAVWVWRRLEERVKRENCRLYEVQVWETATSGAVYRGEALEGRSE
- a CDS encoding polysaccharide deacetylase family protein, with protein sequence MGSKSERGLVVILVLVTMVFGMVFGLMLALLTEGYLPWVMGAVYGSGTGETKQVISESTDVTGEEYYTGELNTLLARRYFGVESSNLRGSKKRKIAYLTFDDGPSANTDAILEVLDRYGVKATFFVNGWMKKDYAKMYRKIYAAGHGLGNHTYSHRYELIYSSVENFMADLKKEEELIYEAVGIRPRIIRFPGGSDNRVSIRFGGPEIMKKIIDRITKEGYTYVDWNAITGDALKPPPSKEEMMNYVKQTTKGKDTVVLLMHDMDSKKSTLEILPWIIEYLRKEGYEFGVIDENMANIDAINRTKL
- the folE2 gene encoding GTP cyclohydrolase FolE2, yielding MKDVQSERDERRVPLKKVGVKNIEWPLKVLDKSKGYQHTVARMSLSVDLKHYIRGTHMSRFVEVLNDLEMLSPKALDDILTDIKERLKAENSHLEISFPYFIWKVSPVSGLESPLKIEAMIEAEKRVEPVITMGVRVPVHTLCPCSKEISENGAHNQRAVVEIYVRSREMIWFEDLVEIAEKNASCPIYTLLKRPDEKFVTEMAYKNAKFVEDVTRDVALELERDERIEWYRVQVTSFESIHNHDAFACVEKGWIEDVARD
- a CDS encoding helix-turn-helix domain-containing protein → MSEMSKKIGLIKGNLSYAELADKIYEKTGYKIHYTTLQKYATGKREPSKKVLRVLSAYTGKPVSWFLEDEDQEISGNFLVKENEEIPYEYQEVFKKAKDKKIPPSSLKLFIEAVEKARKEKT
- a CDS encoding PTS sugar transporter subunit IIA, encoding MVGIVMVSHCNLAPELHKTLETVMGVQQNLESVGLHPGESKENFKLRVAEAVSRVNSGNGVLILADLFGGTPCNACFELMGSEFKNAKIDVITGLNLPMAVQACRESCAKNLKELVDIVKKAARDSVMSYSDMLMK
- the folK gene encoding 2-amino-4-hydroxy-6-hydroxymethyldihydropteridine diphosphokinase: MPRAFIALGSNLGNREKNIVEAIERMKRRGIKILKMSGIIETEPYGYTKQDKFLNAACLVETELNPRDLMDALLEIENDMGRERKIRWGPRNIDLDLIFYEDLVIREEGLTIPHPDAHNRPFVMGPIAEIDPDYRHPVLKKSVGEIYRTLL
- a CDS encoding DUF1848 domain-containing protein, producing the protein MIISASRRTDIPAFYAGWFMDKVRKGRVVVYNPFNGVGWEVSLKSEDVDAVVFWSKNFGPLLPALDELKEKYRLYFLFTITGLHGILEDNVIPADEAVEQFIEISRKFSPGHIQWRFDPIVITNVTGEDFYLEKFESIARKLKGYTRRCYISFATIYDKVKRNFAVLERERGIRLTEWDEDKKRDFANRLGSIARDYGIRVYSCCNEFLIGEYVERGSCVDVNLINELYSAEIKSPLHPTRPGCGCYKSVDIGVYNTCPHGCRYCYANHDAKKALENYRSHNPCSDFLVNRELKMANK
- a CDS encoding putative ABC transporter permease, which produces MKAKIRHFLIYGAAGWIMEIAFTGIGSILRGDPRLTGWTYLWMFPIYGSAVMLEPVHDMIRHVPLWIRGIFWAGVIIAVEYLSGFTIRTLVGVCPWDYGKSAFAVDGLIRLDYVPFWYVVGLLFERLHDLLDRVEARK
- the folP gene encoding dihydropteroate synthase, which encodes MLLEISPEFFRAEMERVKAHPASFPIFERKSRIILLKIYGVPSPGANILKQEMLSLGGDAVVHKNAVECKVPESDVILLGTRKHYEALIKKLEIANYFGLTRVRKALKDYLERRKAEYIDSPWGRRIAFGRTLVMGIINVTPDSFYSGSRKQDLKEILKTASYMVESGADIIDVGGLSTRPGSDPVTEEEELARVLPAVKAIRESFPQIPISVDTYRAEVARRSLQAGADIINDISGFMFDENLVKVAAEFRAPLVLMHIKGTPKDMQKDPHYDDVVREIAEYFLERMEFAEAAGVDPDKIILDPGIGFGKQYQHNLEIMVRLEEFKSLKKPLLIGASRKTFIGKALGDVPPEERLEGTLAVTALCVMKGVDIVRVHDVKENRRVVDLLEAVKCQGRS